A single region of the Phoenix dactylifera cultivar Barhee BC4 unplaced genomic scaffold, palm_55x_up_171113_PBpolish2nd_filt_p 000848F, whole genome shotgun sequence genome encodes:
- the LOC103713308 gene encoding nuclear transcription factor Y subunit B-10-like, which yields MASQFSHDYQGSALDTHAALLTGLFSSFLQVYSFALTELYLWLAGAARPFDDGINASQAGPAGVNTNLQAGSAAGTPAPPGGTASTATAPAAQPQVNLREQEHYMPTTNVIRIMRRVLPMHAKISDDAKMTTLECVSEYISFITGEANERCQREQRKTITAEDVIWAMGKLGFEDYVGPLRRYLQRYRESEGDQRIGLRGEHSPIFKQRRHPQIAASPSVRSQPPLMCSSMLPPPPSWSLIMPPTAPPPFINHLSGEGSGSGYFFGMYGGGDGAGTSNSEAPPMPDFYP from the coding sequence GATACCCATGCGGCGCTTCTAACAGGTCTCTTCTCCAGCTTCTTACAAGTTTATTCCTTTGCTCTGACGGAACTGTACTTGTGGCTTGCAGGGGCGGCCAGGCCATTCGACGACGGGATCAACGCGAGCCAGGCGGGTCCCGCCGGAGTCAACACCAACCTGCAGGCCGGTTCGGCCGCCGGGACCCCGGCCCCTCCCGGCGGCACCGCCTCGACCGCCACCGCCCCCGCAGCCCAGCCCCAGGTCAACCTCCGGGAGCAGGAGCATTACATGCCGACCACCAACGTCATCCGTATCATGCGCAGGGTCCTGCCGATGCATGCAAAGATTTCCGACGACGCCAAAATGACGACCCTGGAGTGCGTGTCGGAGTACATCAGCTTCATCACCGGCGAGGCCAACGAGCGGTGCCAGCGGGAGCAGCGCAAGACCATCACCGCCGAAGACGTGATCTGGGCCATGGGAAAGCTTGGCTTCGAGGACTACGTCGGTCCCCTCAGACGGTACTTGCAGCGCTACCGTGAGAGTGAGGGCGACCAGCGCATCGGCCTCCGCGGCGAACATTCTCCGATCTTCAAGCAGCGCCGCCACCCCCAGATCGCAGCCTCCCCATCGGTCCGTTCACAGCCGCCCCTAATGTGCTCGTCGATGCTGCCGCCGCCACCTTCATGGAGCCTCATCATGCCACCAACTGCGCCACCTCCTTTCATCAACCATCTCTCCGGCGAAGGCTCAGGATCAGGCTACTTCTTCGGGATGTATGGTGGTGGCGATGGTGCGGGGACAAGCAACTCCGAGGCTCCGCCCATGCCCGACTTCTATCCGTAG